One segment of Nostoc piscinale CENA21 DNA contains the following:
- a CDS encoding cupin domain-containing protein gives MATTNEAVRVFRRIVTGHDQDGNAIILSDAPPNRVQQVGGPGGPTFFEVWNTREMPVVIDRQSGEPAESGLVLAPPKGGTRIRVMDFPPEGDAIRGLTTAEATEKFSEMGGAEAARSRTDAPHPLMHRTQTLDYAIVLEGELTLVVDRGETTVRAGDIIIQRGTNHAWANRSDKNCRVAFVLIDGQFVDGL, from the coding sequence ATGGCAACAACGAACGAAGCAGTCAGAGTCTTCAGGCGGATCGTGACGGGTCACGACCAAGATGGGAACGCCATCATCCTGTCCGATGCCCCACCCAATCGAGTGCAACAGGTCGGTGGCCCAGGTGGGCCGACCTTCTTCGAGGTGTGGAACACCCGCGAGATGCCGGTTGTGATTGATCGCCAGTCCGGTGAACCTGCGGAGAGCGGCCTGGTGTTGGCACCTCCAAAAGGCGGTACCAGAATTCGCGTGATGGATTTTCCGCCAGAAGGCGACGCGATTCGAGGGCTGACAACAGCCGAGGCGACCGAGAAGTTCAGCGAAATGGGGGGGGCAGAGGCGGCACGGTCGAGGACTGACGCGCCGCATCCTTTGATGCACCGCACTCAGACCCTCGACTACGCAATCGTCCTGGAGGGTGAGCTGACACTGGTGGTGGATCGTGGCGAAACGACCGTCCGAGCTGGTGATATTATCATCCAGCGCGGAACCAACCACGCCTGGGCGAATCGGTCTGACAAGAACTGCCGTGTCGCTTTTGTCTTAATCGATGGTCAGTTCGTCGATGGATTGTAA
- a CDS encoding HAD family hydrolase, whose protein sequence is MLANAILFDLDGTLTDPKLGITSCIQFALSELGYQPPEADELNWCIGPPIKDSFSQLLQTSDETILTQAITLYRSRFSTIGLFENTLYPQIIETLKAIRVAGYQTFIATSKPDIYARQIIEYFGLSPLFDNVYGSEFDGTRSIKADLIHYILVQENLLPESTIMVGDRKHDIIGAKVNNLTTIGVTYGYGSEIELQAHGADFIVHSPDEIAKLLILEH, encoded by the coding sequence ATGCTTGCTAATGCTATCTTGTTTGATTTAGACGGAACACTGACAGACCCGAAGTTAGGAATTACTAGTTGTATTCAGTTTGCTTTATCTGAACTTGGTTATCAACCACCGGAGGCTGATGAATTGAATTGGTGTATTGGCCCACCAATTAAAGATAGTTTTTCTCAGCTATTACAGACATCAGATGAAACAATACTTACACAAGCAATTACTTTGTATCGTAGCCGATTTTCCACAATTGGTTTATTTGAAAATACTCTGTATCCGCAGATAATAGAAACTCTAAAAGCAATTCGCGTGGCTGGTTATCAAACTTTTATAGCGACTTCTAAACCTGATATTTATGCAAGGCAAATTATTGAATATTTTGGTTTATCGCCTCTGTTTGATAATGTTTATGGTAGTGAATTTGATGGAACACGGAGTATCAAAGCTGATTTAATTCACTATATTTTAGTTCAGGAAAATCTGTTGCCTGAGAGTACGATTATGGTTGGCGATCGCAAACACGATATCATTGGGGCCAAGGTTAATAATTTAACGACGATTGGCGTGACTTACGGCTATGGAAGTGAGATAGAATTGCAGGCTCATGGTGCAGATTTTATTGTTCATTCACCAGATGAAATTGCGAAATTGCTAATATTAGAACACTAA
- a CDS encoding carboxymuconolactone decarboxylase family protein has translation MRLPPLAPETLSPELRKVHDEIAALVARTQERIVVLNTQSALIGPFPAMLHFPQFGIPALIFQKSLSSEARLPKTVREVAILTVGAAFGARYELYAHEITAEEVGLSRSQIATLAAGERPSELNDEEAIAHDVARVLTAGHILPASTYARAIEVLGHDGIGELVFLIGGYCLIAMLLNAFDVPVPDADV, from the coding sequence ATGCGCCTTCCGCCTCTAGCCCCAGAAACCTTAAGTCCCGAACTTCGTAAAGTACACGACGAGATCGCTGCTCTCGTTGCACGCACACAGGAGCGAATCGTTGTTCTCAACACACAAAGTGCATTGATCGGCCCTTTTCCAGCCATGCTGCACTTTCCTCAGTTCGGCATTCCGGCCTTGATATTTCAGAAGTCCTTATCTTCCGAAGCACGCCTACCAAAGACGGTGCGTGAAGTAGCAATTCTGACGGTTGGCGCAGCCTTCGGCGCACGCTACGAACTCTACGCTCACGAGATTACCGCAGAGGAAGTCGGACTCTCACGCTCCCAAATTGCGACACTTGCAGCTGGCGAACGTCCTTCCGAATTGAATGACGAGGAAGCCATCGCCCACGATGTTGCCCGCGTGCTGACTGCCGGTCACATCCTGCCTGCATCGACTTATGCGCGAGCGATCGAAGTACTCGGACATGACGGCATCGGCGAACTCGTGTTTCTCATTGGCGGCTACTGTCTCATTGCAATGCTGCTGAATGCTTTCGATGTGCCAGTGCCAGATGCCGATGTTTGA
- a CDS encoding aegerolysin family protein, which produces MASSLQFHCIINNRCDVPLKVKETYHRSGRWYPEEVSQPKDVPAKQVIKAFASSGRIASSSGTEGYVIYQLGNEPNAWIKIYWDVPWLTNSNNKFKIETSHENIIVQTDGFIGTGSVENILLKVIDLRD; this is translated from the coding sequence ATGGCTAGTTCATTACAGTTTCACTGTATAATTAACAATCGTTGTGATGTACCATTAAAGGTTAAAGAAACTTATCACCGTTCAGGAAGATGGTATCCAGAAGAAGTGAGTCAACCAAAAGATGTACCAGCAAAACAAGTTATTAAAGCATTTGCTTCATCTGGTCGCATAGCTTCTTCATCAGGCACAGAAGGATATGTAATTTATCAACTTGGAAATGAACCAAATGCCTGGATAAAAATCTATTGGGATGTACCTTGGCTGACTAACTCAAACAACAAATTTAAAATAGAAACATCTCATGAAAACATCATAGTTCAGACCGATGGTTTTATAGGAACTGGTTCGGTAGAAAATATCCTCTTAAAAGTAATTGATTTAAGAGATTAA
- the ilvA gene encoding threonine ammonia-lyase, biosynthetic, whose amino-acid sequence MFCDYLVQILTARVYDVAQESPLEYAPNLSKRLNNKLLLKREDMQSVFSFKLRGAYNKMANLPPDLLAQGVIAASAGNHAQGVALAASRLGTTAIIVMPVTTPQVKVDAVKARGGQVVLHGNTYDDAYAYARQLEAEKGLTFIHPFDDPDVIAGQGTIGMEILRQYQQPIHAIFVAIGGGGLIAGIGAYVKRLRPEIKIIGVEPVDADAMNQSLKAGKRVRLSQVGLFADGVAVREVGEETFRLCQEYVDEIILVGTDDTCAAIKDVFEDTRSILEPAGALAIAAAKAYVEREQIQGQTLVAVACGANMNFDRLRFVAERAELGERREAIFAVAIPEEQGSLRKFCECIGQRNLTEFNYRIADEKEAHIFVGVQIQNRADKAKMVETFENCGFKTIDLTDDELTKLHLRHMVGGHSLLAHNELLYRFEFPERPGALMKFVGSMSPNWNISMFHYRNNGADYGRIVVGMQVPPHEMEEWQAFLDTLGYQYWDESQNLAYKLFLG is encoded by the coding sequence ATGTTTTGTGACTATCTGGTACAAATCCTGACCGCCCGTGTGTATGATGTTGCCCAAGAAAGCCCTTTGGAGTATGCCCCGAATCTTTCCAAAAGACTGAATAACAAACTGCTATTAAAGCGGGAAGACATGCAGTCGGTGTTTTCTTTCAAGCTGCGGGGTGCATATAACAAAATGGCAAACTTACCGCCAGATTTGTTAGCACAGGGTGTCATTGCGGCTTCGGCGGGAAATCATGCCCAAGGTGTGGCTTTAGCTGCTAGTCGTTTGGGAACAACTGCGATTATTGTAATGCCTGTCACTACACCCCAAGTAAAAGTAGATGCAGTTAAAGCTAGGGGTGGACAAGTTGTTTTACATGGCAATACTTACGATGATGCTTATGCTTATGCCCGACAATTAGAAGCCGAAAAAGGTTTGACCTTTATTCATCCTTTTGATGACCCTGATGTAATTGCTGGTCAGGGAACCATCGGTATGGAAATTTTACGACAATATCAGCAACCCATTCATGCCATTTTTGTGGCTATTGGTGGCGGTGGTTTGATTGCGGGAATTGGGGCGTATGTTAAACGGTTGCGTCCCGAAATTAAAATTATTGGTGTGGAACCTGTTGATGCGGATGCCATGAACCAATCTTTAAAAGCCGGAAAACGGGTGCGGCTGTCGCAAGTTGGTTTATTTGCGGATGGGGTAGCAGTGCGGGAAGTTGGGGAAGAAACCTTCCGTCTATGCCAAGAATATGTAGATGAAATTATTTTAGTGGGTACAGATGATACCTGTGCGGCAATTAAAGATGTCTTTGAAGATACCCGTTCTATTTTAGAACCTGCGGGGGCATTGGCGATCGCAGCTGCCAAAGCCTACGTCGAACGAGAACAAATTCAAGGACAAACTTTAGTTGCTGTGGCTTGCGGTGCAAATATGAATTTTGACCGTCTGCGGTTTGTCGCCGAACGCGCCGAGTTGGGTGAACGCCGCGAAGCGATATTTGCAGTCGCCATCCCTGAAGAACAAGGTAGTTTGCGGAAGTTTTGCGAATGTATCGGTCAACGCAACTTAACTGAGTTTAACTATCGCATCGCCGATGAAAAAGAAGCCCATATTTTTGTCGGTGTGCAGATTCAAAACCGCGCCGACAAAGCCAAAATGGTAGAAACCTTTGAAAATTGTGGGTTTAAAACCATCGATTTAACTGATGACGAACTGACAAAATTACATTTACGCCACATGGTGGGCGGACATTCACTCCTCGCCCACAATGAATTACTGTATCGGTTTGAATTTCCCGAACGTCCCGGTGCATTGATGAAGTTTGTTGGTTCTATGAGTCCCAACTGGAATATCAGTATGTTCCACTATCGCAACAATGGCGCAGACTATGGACGCATTGTTGTGGGGATGCAAGTACCGCCCCACGAAATGGAAGAATGGCAAGCCTTTCTCGATACCCTTGGTTATCAGTATTGGGATGAAAGCCAGAATTTGGCATATAAACTATTTTTGGGATAG
- a CDS encoding M90 family metallopeptidase has protein sequence MGAAIIIFLILGLIVTAIFISSILTKQRRNRLKKRSFPPLWSAVIENNLPIYLRLTPEERRRLQGHIQVFLAEKQFIGCQGLQVTAEMKITIAAVACLLLLNERGEYFPKLRSILIYPSTYFVNQTVAVSDYVVEERRDARLGESWVKDQVILSWEQVQRDTQNWRDGHNVVLHEFAHQLDQEDGKAEGVPILPKKSDYLVWSQVMTAQYQQLCSDIQQDIKTVIDSYGATNPAEFFAVATETFFEKPQQLLEKHSQLYELLQRYYQVYPEQWI, from the coding sequence ATGGGTGCAGCAATTATTATTTTTCTAATCTTGGGATTGATTGTCACCGCAATTTTTATCAGTTCCATTTTGACCAAACAGCGACGAAATCGGCTTAAAAAGCGTTCTTTTCCGCCACTGTGGAGTGCCGTTATTGAAAATAATCTCCCAATTTACTTACGCCTAACTCCCGAAGAACGCCGACGATTGCAAGGACATATTCAAGTCTTTTTAGCAGAAAAACAATTTATTGGCTGTCAAGGCTTGCAAGTCACAGCAGAAATGAAAATTACGATTGCGGCTGTTGCTTGTTTACTTTTATTAAATGAACGCGGTGAATACTTTCCGAAATTGCGCTCAATTTTGATTTATCCCAGCACTTATTTTGTCAATCAAACTGTGGCTGTAAGTGATTATGTTGTAGAAGAAAGACGCGATGCCAGACTAGGAGAATCTTGGGTAAAAGACCAAGTAATTTTATCTTGGGAACAGGTACAAAGAGACACCCAAAACTGGCGTGATGGACATAATGTTGTGCTGCATGAATTTGCCCATCAATTAGACCAAGAAGATGGTAAAGCTGAAGGTGTACCGATTTTACCCAAAAAATCAGATTATCTTGTTTGGTCACAAGTAATGACAGCACAATATCAACAACTTTGTAGTGATATTCAACAAGATATTAAAACTGTAATTGATAGTTATGGCGCGACTAATCCCGCTGAATTTTTTGCCGTAGCTACAGAGACTTTCTTTGAAAAGCCGCAGCAATTGTTGGAGAAGCATTCACAGCTTTATGAGTTGTTGCAACGCTATTATCAAGTATATCCAGAGCAGTGGATCTAG
- the hisD gene encoding histidinol dehydrogenase, whose amino-acid sequence MQLLKTTDTDFSTAFQALVNNRREATVDVSGTVRGILADVKVRGDAAVKEYTSRFDHFSPESLHLSADFIATQAAKCPGDVKAALELAAERISRFHQKQLPQDIGYTDATGVKLGLNWVSLSQVGIYVPGGRASYPSSVLMNALPAKIAGVERIVMTVPIPRGEINPAVLAAAQVAGVTEIYSIGGAQAVAALAYGTETIKPVDKVVGPGNAYVAEAKRQVFGTVGIDSIAGPSEILVVADDKNNPEWIAWDLLSQAEHDPSAQSILITDSEIFAQQVITAVELVLTKLSTQAVASASWQNHGAVIVVSDLAESIPLLNQLAPEHVELCVDNPQLLASQIKCAGSLFLGRYTPEAIGDYLGGPNHVLPTSRSARFASGLSVYDFLKRITYLECNQAALQEIGKAAVTLAEAEGLPAHAGSVALRLQSKV is encoded by the coding sequence ATGCAGCTACTTAAAACAACTGACACAGATTTTTCCACCGCGTTCCAAGCACTCGTCAATAATCGCCGGGAAGCCACGGTTGATGTTAGTGGTACAGTACGCGGCATTCTGGCTGATGTAAAAGTGCGGGGTGATGCCGCAGTTAAGGAATATACTAGCCGTTTCGACCATTTCAGCCCAGAATCTTTGCATCTGAGTGCCGATTTTATTGCCACCCAAGCCGCCAAATGTCCTGGTGATGTCAAAGCTGCCCTGGAATTAGCCGCCGAACGCATTAGCCGCTTTCACCAAAAACAACTGCCCCAAGATATTGGTTACACCGACGCAACAGGGGTAAAGCTCGGTTTAAATTGGGTTTCTCTCTCTCAAGTTGGTATCTACGTCCCTGGTGGACGCGCCAGCTATCCCAGTTCGGTGTTGATGAATGCTTTACCAGCCAAAATTGCCGGGGTAGAACGCATTGTGATGACAGTACCCATACCACGGGGTGAAATTAACCCGGCTGTGTTAGCGGCGGCGCAGGTGGCTGGCGTAACAGAAATATATAGTATTGGTGGGGCGCAAGCAGTAGCCGCCCTCGCCTACGGTACAGAAACGATTAAACCTGTAGATAAAGTTGTTGGCCCTGGTAATGCTTATGTTGCGGAAGCCAAGCGGCAGGTATTTGGTACTGTGGGTATCGATAGCATCGCTGGCCCCTCGGAAATTTTGGTGGTAGCTGACGATAAAAATAACCCAGAGTGGATAGCTTGGGATTTATTATCGCAAGCAGAACATGACCCCAGCGCCCAATCTATTTTAATTACTGATTCGGAAATTTTCGCCCAGCAAGTTATTACCGCCGTTGAATTAGTTCTTACCAAGCTGTCTACTCAAGCAGTAGCGAGTGCTAGTTGGCAAAATCATGGTGCAGTTATTGTAGTGAGTGATTTGGCAGAAAGTATACCGTTGCTGAATCAATTGGCTCCTGAACACGTCGAGTTATGTGTAGATAACCCACAGTTACTAGCTAGTCAAATTAAATGCGCCGGCAGTTTATTTTTAGGACGTTACACCCCAGAAGCCATTGGTGATTATTTGGGCGGCCCTAACCATGTCTTACCAACTTCCCGTTCGGCGCGGTTTGCTTCTGGTTTGAGTGTGTACGATTTTCTCAAACGCATTACTTATTTAGAATGCAATCAAGCCGCGTTGCAAGAAATTGGTAAAGCTGCGGTGACTTTAGCTGAGGCGGAAGGTTTACCAGCCCATGCTGGTAGTGTGGCTTTACGTTTGCAATCAAAAGTATGA
- a CDS encoding zinc ribbon domain-containing protein gives MATVSCPRCHQLVESQAITCPYCRTTLKAFGHPGIPLHRATGNEYLCDTCTYHADDTCNFPQRPYAKDCTLYQNLAEYQLQQEQQRQDNSFGTTFHSWIKRNQTWLLLLGLLLICLFIALSTS, from the coding sequence GTGGCTACTGTATCTTGTCCTCGTTGCCATCAACTCGTTGAGAGTCAGGCTATTACCTGTCCTTATTGCCGAACAACACTCAAAGCTTTTGGTCATCCCGGTATTCCCTTGCATCGCGCTACCGGGAACGAATATCTGTGTGATACTTGCACCTACCACGCTGATGACACTTGCAACTTTCCCCAGCGTCCCTACGCCAAAGACTGTACCCTTTATCAAAATCTTGCCGAATACCAATTACAGCAAGAACAACAGCGTCAAGACAACAGTTTTGGCACAACTTTTCACAGTTGGATAAAACGCAATCAAACCTGGCTATTATTACTTGGTTTATTGTTGATTTGTTTGTTCATCGCTTTGTCAACATCTTAA